The nucleotide sequence TGTTCTAACTACTCCATTTCGTAAAAATTGATACCGATTTTAGGTTTGATAGAGTTATAGGAAATTCGGTATCGGTATGTGATTCATATTCAGTAGCAAGTAATTAGTATAGCTTCCGTGAACAAAAGCTCCAGACTCCCTACTCAATACTAAGTACTAATTTTATATTGGGTTTTTCGGCTTGCGTATAAATAGCATATCGAACTGTGTACAGCTGTTTGGGCTACTTAGACAACTTGGATTAAAAATACAGGCAGCTGAACCTTCTCTTCTAAAAGAGGGCCATAAAGGATCATAATATGTAAATGATGTACTGCCCATAATATCTATTTATCATTATGAGCCTCGAAAAGTGGGGATAGGACTATAGCTTGGGCCTATCTCAACCACATCACAAGGTTCCGACGCCTTAGGGATAGTATCGATAGAGCCCAAGAGCTATAGAGTATACGAATGTACACAAAATATCCCCTTGGGCATTAATCTATCGTCTCTCCCTATTACAAAATTGTCGGAATTTGTGATCGAGACTCTTCGATTAATACCATTTTGGTAAATCTCAAAAACATCAAGTTAAAAATAACCTGACATTTCAAATATAAATATTTAAGTACATTAAAAAAATATTTTGATATAAAATGTACTAGAAAATATCACTGCTTTTGTTCATTATGAGCAAAATAGATATAGAAAGAGCAGAGTTAATTTCAAAAAACTTACAATTAATAATGGATAAGTCTGATCTTACTGTTGATGGACTAGAGGAATATACTGGTATCTCAAAACCAACTTTAAATAGAGCTATATTGAAAACCTCTAATTTATCCCCAAATAAGGTTAATGATCTTGCAAAAGCTTTTCACCTAGATTCAAAAGAAGTAACCAGCAAATTCCCTGTAAGGACTAGGCACCTTACGAGAATGGACGAACTCATAGACTTCAAAAATAAAAATTTAGAAAACTTTAAGTATTTCATTTCGGAATCTCAAAAGCATAACGCACATGCATTTGTAAAGAGCGAGTTATTTAAAGACCCCTATTACAAGGAAGAGAGAAAGATGAAAGAAATCAAAAATAGGCTTAGAAAAAGTAAAAATTATCAAGATGAATTTTCTGATAACGCTATAGAACAAGCTATAAAAAGGTTGGTAATAGACTGTGATTTTTTTATAATAAATAGAAAGAGCCCAAAAGGAAAGGTTTTCTATTATAAAGTAAAAGGATAAAATCTAAAGTCTCTAGTGGATTTAAACCTTCAAATTTCTTAAATTAAGGAAGCCTGTATATTCCGATGATCTTGACCACCAATCCGGTCATCCTGACCACCCTTTCAATTAGGGTTTTCAGTTACCGTTTGGAGGCTGTTAAAGTTATTGTTTTTTTCTCATTGATTCTCCTTTTAGCTCGATTCTGTGTGCGGTGTGCACCAGTCTGTCGAGAACAGCGTCGGCTATGGTACTGTCACCTATGGTTTCGAACCATTTTGTAACCGGAAGTTGTGATACCACTATTGTTGAAGCCCTTCCATGGCGGTCTTCTATGATTTCAAGCAGGGCCATTCTTGCCATTTCATCCAGTTGCTGAATGCCGAAGTCATCCAGGATCAATAAATCCTGTTTTTCTATTCTCGCTATCTCTTTGATATATGAGCCGTCAGCTTTCAGCATTTTGAGTTTCGGGAACAGCTTGGTGGTATTATAATATTGGGTTCTGACCCCTTGCATACAGGCTTGGTTTCCCAGGGCCGAAGCAATGTAGCTTTTGCCGGCCCCTGTTGCTCCTGTGATCAGTATGTTTTCTTTTCGTTTAATAAAGGACATATCAGCAAGTCTGAGGACCTGCATTTTATCCAGCCCCCGGTTTGGAGAGAACTCAAGCTCTTCAACAGTGGCACTGTACCTGAACTTTGCCGTTTTGTACAGTCTGTTGATTTTCCTGTTCTCTCTTTCTTCCCATTCTGCCTGCAAGAGATGGTTTATAAGCTCTTCGGGATTGAGATCATGATGTTTGTTGCTGTCCAGAATGGTTTTGTATGCTTCCATCATTCCGTGAAACTTCATTTTGGACATCTGGTTCAATGCGATGCTCTGTGTCATAATTGTGTGATCGGTTATATGTTTGATAATTACCTGAAGCTTTCCGCTCCCCTTATGTTTTCGTGGTCAACTGATTTATCGGACTTGTTTTCAGTATCTAAAGGGATTGAATCCATCCCGCTGTTGAGTATTCTGGTGATGACCGAATAATTATAAGTGTTGTAGTGTTTGGCACGTATTACTGCGTTTATGAGCCTTTCCCTGCCTGCCTTTTTATCATATCCCAAAATCCCCAGACAGCTTTTATAGGCCTGTTCCGGATACGGGTAACTGTCGAGGATAACCTGTAAATAATGCCGGACTTCAGGATGTATCCCTTTTGCCCAGTTCAGGAAGAATTCAGGGTTCCAGTCACTTACAAACCTGTGGGCTGAAGGCATATGGTCCTGGACCGTAGTGTATCCGCGCTCCTTAAGGCTTCTTTTATGAAAAGCGATCCTTTCCCCATCGTAGAAAACAGAAACGTAACTGGCTGAGTACACAACCTTGACTTTTTTGCCGATATACCTGTAGGGAATAGAATAATAATGGTTTTCAGGGTTCAGGGATATGTGGGAGGTTTTAGTGACGGTGGCATACTTGAACTGTTTGAGTTCATATCTTTCGGCAGGCAGGGGGGCCAGGGTTCCCTTTTCTTCCCTGTCGAAAAGCTCCTTCCTTGTTTCCGGTCTTTTCTGGAAAGGGGTATTGTTATGGATATTGAGGTAGTGCCGTATATCCGCATTCAGTGTATTGATGTCATGGTAAACTTTGTTTCTGAGCGGGGCGTATATCCTGCTGTAGACAATGCTGACGGTCTTTTCCACCAAGGCCTTGTCCTGCGGCTTCCTGCTCCTTGCCGGAAAGACCACACAGCCGTAATGGTTGGCAAAGTCCAGGAAATCGGGGTTGATGGCCGGTTCATACTTGTCGGCTTTGGTGACCGCGCTTTTGAGGTTGTCGGGCACCAGGGCCCTGGGAACACCGCCCAGGTAATGTAAAGCATTTTCAGTGGCTGCTATGAAGTCTTCTTTTCTTTGGGAGGGAATGGCTTCTACATAGCTGTATTGACTGGCTCCGAGTGTGGCAACATACACTTCCAGATCAGTGAGTTCACCTGTTACAGGATCTACTATGGACAGCCTATCACCCGTAAAGTCTATATAGAATTTATCTCCCGGAACATGTTCAATTCTCATACTGGCAGATAGACCGGTACGCCACTGCCTGAAGCTTTCACAGAACTGTGAGTAACTGTATCCGTCAGGATGTTTTTGTCTGTATTCTCCCCACAGGACCCAACGGTTCACACCGGTCCGTTTAAGCTCCGGTTCCATATAGGGAAAAAAAGATATAAGCTCCTGGTACCGCTCCCCTGAAACATGGTCCGGATCAGAAAGTAGGGCATCAAGCTCTTCGTCATTCATGGACAAAAGCTCTCCGTAAGAAAAACCTTTGGAATCAATCAGCTGAAGGTACTTCTTGACCGTGTTCCGGGCAATTCCCAAGGTTTTGGAGATGGTCTGCAGTGCCATTCCGTTGTCACGGTGGCGAATTATCTGTTTGAGATTACTCATGGTTATCGTTTTTCCTGCCATGCTTTACGGTTGGTTTTAAATCAACCGTAAAGGAAACGATAACTGAAAAATTAAAGGTGGTCAATAATGTCATTCTGGCCATTCTGACCACTTAAAGTGGTGGTCAACATGGCCGGATTGACAGTGGTCAATATCACCGGAATTTTACCCTTCGACAAAAGTTGATACCCAGAAGGGGGGTGGTCAACATCATCGGAAAAAAGTGGTCAGCATCACTGGAACAGGTGGTCAACATGAATCGGAATATACAAAGCCCTCCGATTGGAGGGCTTTTTTATTTGATTTTGGTGCAAAATACTGTAATTGGGGTATTTGTTGGGAATAGGGAGTTTTTTAG is from Echinicola marina and encodes:
- the istB gene encoding IS21-like element helper ATPase IstB, coding for MTQSIALNQMSKMKFHGMMEAYKTILDSNKHHDLNPEELINHLLQAEWEERENRKINRLYKTAKFRYSATVEELEFSPNRGLDKMQVLRLADMSFIKRKENILITGATGAGKSYIASALGNQACMQGVRTQYYNTTKLFPKLKMLKADGSYIKEIARIEKQDLLILDDFGIQQLDEMARMALLEIIEDRHGRASTIVVSQLPVTKWFETIGDSTIADAVLDRLVHTAHRIELKGESMRKKQ
- a CDS encoding helix-turn-helix domain-containing protein: MSKIDIERAELISKNLQLIMDKSDLTVDGLEEYTGISKPTLNRAILKTSNLSPNKVNDLAKAFHLDSKEVTSKFPVRTRHLTRMDELIDFKNKNLENFKYFISESQKHNAHAFVKSELFKDPYYKEERKMKEIKNRLRKSKNYQDEFSDNAIEQAIKRLVIDCDFFIINRKSPKGKVFYYKVKG
- the istA gene encoding IS21 family transposase — protein: MAGKTITMSNLKQIIRHRDNGMALQTISKTLGIARNTVKKYLQLIDSKGFSYGELLSMNDEELDALLSDPDHVSGERYQELISFFPYMEPELKRTGVNRWVLWGEYRQKHPDGYSYSQFCESFRQWRTGLSASMRIEHVPGDKFYIDFTGDRLSIVDPVTGELTDLEVYVATLGASQYSYVEAIPSQRKEDFIAATENALHYLGGVPRALVPDNLKSAVTKADKYEPAINPDFLDFANHYGCVVFPARSRKPQDKALVEKTVSIVYSRIYAPLRNKVYHDINTLNADIRHYLNIHNNTPFQKRPETRKELFDREEKGTLAPLPAERYELKQFKYATVTKTSHISLNPENHYYSIPYRYIGKKVKVVYSASYVSVFYDGERIAFHKRSLKERGYTTVQDHMPSAHRFVSDWNPEFFLNWAKGIHPEVRHYLQVILDSYPYPEQAYKSCLGILGYDKKAGRERLINAVIRAKHYNTYNYSVITRILNSGMDSIPLDTENKSDKSVDHENIRGAESFR